The Aedes albopictus strain Foshan chromosome 1, AalbF5, whole genome shotgun sequence genomic interval TCGGTCACTAATGCGGCTGGATTGAAGAAACTGGTGGCTACTTCTGATGACGTCATCCGACAGTTGAAGGCTCTCGGCAACGAGTACGAGACACGGGATCCTTGGCTCATCCATATGCTGCTCGAGAAAGTGGACCGGGAGACCCGCGCGCTATGGGCGCAGAAGATAATCGACGAGGAAAACCCGATGTTCgcagatttcatcgattttctgcaGAAACGCTGTGACGCTCTGGAGACTTGTTCGGCGTTTTCGCGGAAGCAGGGAGAAACTGCGaagaaggagttcccgaagaacaaCCCAAGCGAGAAGAAGATTCAAGCATTCCACGCCAGTGCGACACAGGCGTCGTGTGCGAAGTGTGGAAAGGATCATCCAACGTACCACTGCGAACAATTCAAGGCCATGGATGTGTCGGCGCGTAGGGAACTGGCACTCACGTCGAAGTTGTGCTTCAATTGCCTGCGTCCGTCACACACGGCGAAGAAGTGTCAATCGAAGTCGGTGTGCCGCACTCCGCAGTGCAACCAGCGGCACCACACAATGCTATGCCAGCAGAAAATCAAACAACCGGATAGAAAGCAGGAGGTTCAACAACTTCCGGAATCGGGATCGGATGTTCCATCGATCTCTACCAACGTTGCGCAGGCGGTTGCCGAAAAGCAAGGACCGTCCGCATTCGCTTTGCTACCTACGGTGGTGGCAAACATTCGAGGAGGTGATGGGAAGCTACACGAGGTGAGGATTTTGATCGACTGTGGTTCCCAAGCATCTCTCATCACGTCAACCTGTGCCAAGCGCCTTGGGTTGAGGCGCAGCAATGCTTCTTTGGAAGTCACCGGTGTCAGCGGCGAGGTCGTCGGCACCACTGCCGGCATCGTCCCGCTGGTGATTTCGTCGCGTTTCAACGAGGAAACCAAGCTCACTACATCCGCTTACGTGCTGGGAAAGCTCACGGCATCCCTGCCGTGCCAGCGTTTCGACGTAGCAAACATGCCGTACTTGGAGCATCTACAACTCGCGGACCCCCACTTCAACCAACCAGGTTCGGTGGATGTCATACTGGGATCGGATGTCTTCCTGTCCGTATTGGAGGCCGGGCAGGTCAAGGATCCAAATGGAGTTCCTGTAGCACAGCGTTCCATCTTTGGGTGGATTGTtgcaggaagaatctcaaagCAATGGTGTACGCACGCGCATCACTCGGTGGTCAATCTTCGCCAGGAATTCGACATCGATCACACCCTGCGATTGTTCTGGGAAGACCAGGAGTTGCGTCAAGCAAAGCTTTGGACACAGGAAGAACAGAGGGTCGTTGATCACTTCAACTCGACTCTTACTCGTACGGAAGATGGTCGCTTTATTGTCCGACTGCCAATGGACGATTCAAAGCAGCAGCTGGGAGAGTCGCTGACCGCAGCAGTCAGGCGGCTACGAGCTATGGAACGCCGGTTTGAAAACGACACGAACTTCAAGGAGAGATACGTTGCCTTCATGCAGGACTATCAGGATTTAGGCCacatggaaccgattccggaggcAGAGATCCAAGTTGATTGTACGAAGTCCTACTATTTGCCGCACCACGGGGTCGTAAAGGAAGGCAGCAGCACCACCAAGCTTAGGGTGGTGTTTGACGCTTCGTGTGTCACCACTTCTGGAGCGTCACTCAACGATCTGCTACTCGATGCACCGAATATCAACACCGACATCTTCGACATCATGATGGAGTTCAGATTCCACGAAGTAGTGTTCACCGCAGACGCGGTAAAGATGTACCGACAAATATTGGTGCATCCTGACGATCGAGATTTTCTGCGGGTAGTATGGAGAAGCTCACCGGACAAGCCAATACAGCACTTCCGGCTTCGCACGGTGACATACGGGCTGAAGAACTCTGGATTTCTGGCCATGGCAGCACTCAAGAAGGCAGCGGACGAGTATGAAGGAAAGTATCCTGAAGCCGCAGAGCACATCAAGAAAAGCACCTACGTTGATGACCTCACATCCGGAGCTAAATCAGTCGCGGAAGCTATTCGTCTTGTCAAGGAAATCAACGAGATCGTGGAGAGTGCAGGTTTTACATTACGTAAATGGAGCTCGAATTCAGCGGCGGTTCTAGAATCGCTACCTGAAACCAGCACAACGCCAATACAAATACAGTTTCCGGATGAACGGGATATGGTGAAGGCTCTAGGAATTCATTGGGTTCCGGACAAGGACGTCTTCACGATCAAGGTAAGCCTGCAGACAGATGGGCCCAACACGAAGCACCAACTACTTTCAGACTCTGCCAGACTGTTCGATCCGTTCGGATGGTTTGCGCCGGTTATTGTTCGTGCCAAAATCCTTTTTCAACATTGTTGGCTGTACGACCTGAATTGGCACGATCCGCTTCCCCCCGTCGTCGAAGAAAAATGGGTCGAAATGAAGGAGAGCTTGTGCCAGCTGGAGAGGATCAACATTCCACGATGGGCACCCAACTACGAGGATCAAATCCAACTCCACGGTTTTTCTGATGCCTCCGAGGAAGCGTATGCGGCAGTTGTGTACCTCAGATCGGTGGATCGAAATGGGAAGGTCTTCGTTACGTTGCTGGCAGCGAAGACTAAGGTGGCACCCGTGCGGCAGGTGTCTCTTCCACGCCTCGAACTCAACGCTGCTGAACTACTAGCGAAGCTGATGAAGCAAGTTGCTGAATCTCTCAAGCGCTTCCAGGTAGAACAGTATGCTTGGACGGACTCGACTATAGTGCTTCAGTGGCTCTCAGGACATCCTCGAAAATGGAACACTTACGTGGCCAACAGAACTTCATCGATACTGGAGGTCTTGCCGCGTAAGCATTGGGCTCACGTTGCATCGAACGATAATCCTGCAGACTGCGCGTCTCGTGGGATATCTCCGGCAGAGCTCATCGATCATCATCTGTGGTGGTCAGGACCAACGTGGCTGGCGGAAGATTCTGccacctggaatcgaaccaaccCGTCTGACGATTTGGATGAAACAACATTGGAGGTACGTAAACGATTCCAAACACTCAATGTCGCTATCATCAACTCAGGATCCACGTACGAAATCGAGAAGCACATACTGGCTAATCGATCCAGCATCGGCGCGGCATGCCGACAGCTGGCATGTGTCCAACGATTCATCTTCAACCTGAAGTCGAAGGCGTCGATTCAGTACGAGAGGCGCTCGGGTGCGATCCTTCCATCCGAGTTACACGCAGCCAGGATGCAGCTCATCAGACTGGCTCAGCACGAAGGCTATGAAGAAGAAGCAAAATCGTTGGCGAAGGGAAATGAAGTCCATCCGAAATCGAAGATCAGCAGCTTGTACCCTTTCTTGGATGGAACCGGGACGATTCGTGTCGGGGGACGTTTGCAGCAGTCGTCGTTTCCTTTTGAAGTGAAGCACCCGGCGATACTCCCGAACAACCACCGCGTGTCCAGATTACTGGTTGAGGAGCTACACTTGCAGAACTGTCATGCAGGTCCCACACTCCTGACGGCAGCGATCAATCAGAGGTACTGGATTCCAGGCTGCCAACATCTCATCAAACAAGTCATTCAGAATTGCGTCAAATGTTGCCGACAGAAAGCCAAGACAGCACAGCAGCTAATGGGCAGTCTTCCAGCGGCGCGCGTGACCGCATGTCGACCCTTCAGCCATGTCGGAGTTGACTATGCCGGTCCCATTCTGCAGCAATACCCGCGGAGAACGTTGCTCGAAGGGATACATCGTCGTATTTGTCTGCCTCTCGAGCAAGGCGGTTCACCTCGAGGTTGCAGGTGACCTCTCAACGGATACATTTTTGGGAGCTTTCAAGCGAATGATTTCTCGACGAGGTTACTGCAACGAGATCTGGTCGGATAATGGGACGAACCTGGTCGGTGCCGACCGGCAACTGACGGAGATCTACGAAGCAACGCAGACTCACAGCAAGAAAACTGAACCGTACTTCAGCAACCTTGGCATCCGCTGGAGGTTCATTCCGCCATCCAGTCCGCATCAGGGTGGCATCTGTGAAGCGGCCGTTAAGAGCGCAAAGGAGCTTTTGCGACCGGTCGTTGGCAACGAAAAGCTCACGTTCGAAAAGTTGTCGACTGTACTCTGCCAAATTGAAGCGTGTCTCAATTCGAGGCCACTGTATCCTACCTCCACATCGCCGGACAGCTTCGAGGCCCTCACGCCGGGGCATTTCTTGGTGGGTCAACCGCTGAACCTGCTACCGGAACCCGACATTGGACATCTGAAAGTAAACCAACTGGATAATTGGGAGAAGGTACAACGAATCACAAATGAGTTTTGGAACCGTTGGCGCAATGAGTATATTGCTACACTGCAGCCACGTGGTAAGTGGAGAAATCGTCGAGACAACATCAAGCCGGACCAGCTCGTTCTGGTGAAAAGTGACAACACCCTACTGTCCGCCTGGGAACTGGCCCGGGTTGTAGCTGTTCATCCAGACAAGCATGGTTTGGTGCGCACTGTCACGCTCCGCCGAGGAAGATCCGAATACCAGCGTCCAGTGCAGAAGCTATGTCCACTTCCTGATTGAGGCCTTGCCTCAAGGCGGGGAGGATGTTCGGGGATTTGCATCGAAATTCCTACCCCCAACGCACAGCATACCTGTCATCGCATATACTTTGACTGGCACCAACCGTTGCCAGCGCGAgaggaaaaagaaaaagaagaattatAAGAGAAAACCACTTGTAACCGAACAACAGTGCAATAAACACGTGAAAACAAGTTTGTGCGTATTTTCACTCCGCAATCCGCCGGTAGAAAGTTTCCTACCGTCCGAATAGTGTTCTCGGGTTACCGGTTACTCGGTTCTCCGTTTAAGTTCCGCCTCCACCTCTCGGCTTTGGTTTTCGGACATTTATacagaagtcgatgaacaggtgatgcgttgggacctggtattcacggcatttctggaggatttgccgtacggtgaagatctggtccgttgtcgaccggccgtcgatgaaaccggcttggtaacttccaacgaactcatttactttaggtgaaagacgacggaagatgatctgggatagcactttatcggcagcattcaaaatggtgatcgctcgaaagttctcacacattaacttgtcgcctttcttatggatgggccagattatcccttccttccactcctccggtagctgttcggtttcccagatcttgactactaactagtgcagacaggtggccaacttttccgggcccatcttgatgagttctgctgcgattccgtccttaccagccgctttgttgtttttgagctggtggatggcatccttaacttccctcagcgtgggagctggttcgttcccgtcctctgctgcaccaacatagtcatttcctccgctgccttggtcctccgtgcctacattctcatcgccattcaggtgctcgtcgaagtgctgcttccacctttcgatcacctcacgtttgtccgtcaggaggctcccgtccttatccctacagatttcggcttgcggcacgtagcctttgcgggatgcgttgaggttctggtagaacttacgtgtttcctgtgaacggcacagcagttccatttcctcgcactccgcttcttccaggtggcgctttttctcccggaagagacgggtctactgcttccgcttctgtctgtatcgctccacattctgtcgggttccatgctgcagcattaccacccgtgctgcatccttctcctccagaaccgctctgcactcctcgtcgaaccaatcgtttcgtcgactccgttctacgtacccgatagtgctctcggctgcgttgttgatggctgctttgactgtgctccagcagtcctctagaggggccacatcgagcacaccctcgtccggcaacgctgcct includes:
- the LOC134291279 gene encoding uncharacterized protein LOC134291279 — its product is MDPDDLERLRAKREVMFGKVKWELSVAKALHTRNPSCGEVHERREKLTELAANFEAVQTVIEENTSNLMDVTSVFNYRTQFEEIYFNVKDLYTEYLDANQDHVSWHSAGSETSNDLRDAIKALLETQQAMLDRRHAPPQQPAAGGQAPNHEPQVKLPQLNIPVFRGERKAWNSFKDLFVSTIHNREDLKPSVKMQYLLSYLDGEAKRMVNSFPITDANYDEAWATLVTHYYKKKYTVFTLVREFVDQPSVTNAAGLKKLVATSDDVIRQLKALGNEYETRDPWLIHMLLEKVDRETRALWAQKIIDEENPMFADFIDFLQKRCDALETCSAFSRKQGETAKKEFPKNNPSEKKIQAFHASATQASCAKCGKDHPTYHCEQFKAMDVSARRELALTSKLCFNCLRPSHTAKKCQSKSVCRTPQCNQRHHTMLCQQKIKQPDRKQEVQQLPESGSDVPSISTNVAQAVAEKQGPSAFALLPTVVANIRGGDGKLHEVRILIDCGSQASLITSTCAKRLGLRRSNASLEVTGVSGEVVGTTAGIVPLVISSRFNEETKLTTSAYVLGKLTASLPCQRFDVANMPYLEHLQLADPHFNQPGSVDVILGSDVFLSVLEAGQVKDPNGVPVAQRSIFGWIVAGRISKQWCTHAHHSVVNLRQEFDIDHTLRLFWEDQELRQAKLWTQEEQRVVDHFNSTLTRTEDGRFIVRLPMDDSKQQLGESLTAAVRRLRAMERRFENDTNFKERYVAFMQDYQDLGHMEPIPEAEIQVDCTKSYYLPHHGVVKEGSSTTKLRVVFDASCVTTSGASLNDLLLDAPNINTDIFDIMMEFRFHEVVFTADAVKMYRQILVHPDDRDFLRVVWRSSPDKPIQHFRLRTVTYGLKNSGFLAMAALKKAADEYEGKYPEAAEHIKKSTYVDDLTSGAKSVAEAIRLVKEINEIVESAGFTLRKWSSNSAAVLESLPETSTTPIQIQFPDERDMVKALGIHWVPDKDVFTIKVSLQTDGPNTKHQLLSDSARLFDPFGWFAPVIVRAKILFQHCWLYDLNWHDPLPPVVEEKWVEMKESLCQLERINIPRWAPNYEDQIQLHGFSDASEEAYAAVVYLRSVDRNGKVFVTLLAAKTKVAPVRQVSLPRLELNAAELLAKLMKQVAESLKRFQVEQYAWTDSTIVLQWLSGHPRKWNTYVANRTSSILEVLPRKHWAHVASNDNPADCASRGISPAELIDHHLWWSGPTWLAEDSATWNRTNPSDDLDETTLEVRKRFQTLNVAIINSGSTYEIEKHILANRSSIGAACRQLACVQRFIFNLKSKASIQYERRSGAILPSELHAARMQLIRLAQHEGYEEEAKSLAKGNEVHPKSKISSLYPFLDGTGTIRVGGRLQQSSFPFEVKHPAILPNNHRVSRLLVEELHLQNCHAGPTLLTAAINQSNTRGERCSKGYIVVFVCLSSKAVHLEVAGDLSTDTFLGAFKRMISRRGYCNEIWSDNGTNLVGADRQLTEIYEATQTHSKKTEPYFSNLGIRWRFIPPSSPHQGGICEAAVKSAKELLRPVVGNEKLTFEKLSTVLCQIEACLNSRPLYPTSTSPDSFEALTPGHFLVGQPLNLLPEPDIGHLKVNQLDNWEKVQRITNEFWNRWRNEYIATLQPRGKWRNRRDNIKPDQLVLVKSDNTLLSAWELARVVAVHPDKHGLVRTVTLRRGRSEYQRPVQKLCPLPD